In Bombus fervidus isolate BK054 chromosome 11, iyBomFerv1, whole genome shotgun sequence, a single genomic region encodes these proteins:
- the LOC139991969 gene encoding uncharacterized protein isoform X2 has translation MCARLLACPLCSQPGFLTLDALRAGLISVATRPLTCPVCNEVLLGIDKLTIHLFSHTINLSNNNTTESLKHTNIITSTHNPQIINNLESITFQDWNMSKIQITDSNKLSQNNLNIQNSLISSQSLQNAKDNKEASILNPEVSIQNQNSLNHISQITFPQNSICGNKEIHTLQRNKEIESEKLPQQMLQETIKVDYATQYFNHQNVKNVKFVQNYPETEYENVQTFKNWIEDQHCEQPNKEVADKMERSVDKPCSNEQMIITNKFPNIISTCTNIPLEKSNDNNIQEDSSVVCNKRQNESLEHNEILPQLKLIKTLSTKQKTERCNICGFHFPDHNILLLHKQLIHMINEKDLNVIPENLLKNYSCHLCSKVFKMRGSLMVHMRVAHTGYNLGSLVRGGQIELILNENKFSCPTCGKKFKKEQHVMQHLKTHEAKQWECDQSYHKHRLYHKDDKPYTCTTCGRSFKELSTLHNHERIHTGEKPFACETCGKCFRQRVSYLVHRRIHTGVMPYKCITCGKNFRYKVSQRTHKCPAQQTGNVQQTNIMDQKSVNLPDIQGIHNDICKTQKDFLKENQTMLDIVNNEENKYVLIINTQGQHLLTKESNIEKIQTIANTNITNKKQKLEECTGTNNDNEKTGNMWKSDIPNSSIFKKPFDTCKAIQSKNEKLFQEDTHDFFSMVMSPLENGLSSPTAEMEHLRVSSPTQKGDTSKSYDTFRNTAHVIEMNMFNTDIEQSFSSADNNANNLQTINEESLKQLLYSINEK, from the exons ATGTGTGCAAGACTTTTAGCATGTCCTTTGTGCTCACAGCCAGGTTTTTTAACATTGGATGCATTGCGAGCAGGATTAATAAGCGTAGCAACACGACCTCTTACATGCCCTGTGTGTAATGAAGTATTGCTTGGTATTGATAAGCTTACTATTCATTTATTCAGCCACACTATTaatttaagtaataataatacaacagAGTCATTGAaacatacaaatattattaccaGTACTCATAATccacaaataataaataatttagaaagtaTTACTTTTCAAGATTGGAATATgtctaaaatacaaattacagATTCAAATAAACTTTCACAGAATaacttaaatattcaaaatagttTAATATCTTCACAAAGTCTGCAAAATGCAAAAGATAATAAAGAAGCTTCAATTTTGAATCCAGAAGTTTCTATTCAAAATCAAAATTCATTGAATCATATATCTCAAATTACATTTCCACAAAATTCAATTTGTGGAAATAAAGAGATACATACACTTCAAaggaataaagaaatagaatcaGAAAAACTGCCTCAACAAATGTTACAAGAAACAATAAAAGTAGATTATGctacacaatattttaatcatcaaaacgttaaaaatgtaaaatttgtacaaaattatcCTGAAACAGAATATGAAAATGTccaaacatttaaaaattggaTAGAGGATCAACATTGTGAACAACCAAACAAAGAAGTAGCAGATAAAATGGAAAGATCTGTAGATAAACCTTGTAGTAATGAACAAatgataataacaaataaatttccaaacatTATAAGTACATGTACCAATATACCATTGGAAAAAtctaatgataataatatacaagaaGATTCATCTGTTGTATGTAATAAAAGACAAAATGAAAGTCTTGAACATAATGAGATATTACCTCAATTAAAACTTATAAAAACATTATCAACAAAACAAAAGACTGAGCGTTGCAATATATGTGGTTTTCATTTTCCTGATCATAATATTTTGCTTTTACATAAGCAATTAATACATATGATCAACGAAAAAGATTTAAATGTTATACCtgaaaatttacttaaaaattattcatgtCACTTATGCtctaaagtatttaaaatgaGAGGTAGTTTAATGGTGCATATGCGAGTAGCACATACGGGATATAATTTAG GTTCTTTGGTCAGAGGTGGACAAATAGAACTCATacttaatgaaaataaatttagctGCCCCACATGTgggaaaaaatttaaaaag gaACAACATGTAATGCAGCATTTAAAAACACATGAAGCTAAACAATGGGAATGTGAT CAGTCATATCATAAACATAGATTATATCATAAAGATGATAAACCTTATACATGTACAACTTGTGGCAGATCATTTAAAGAATTATCTACTTTGCATAATCATGAACGAATTCATACAGGAGAAAAGCCTTTTGCATGTGAAACTTGTG GAAAATGTTTTCGTCAACGTGTTTCATACTTGGTTCATCGTAGAATTCACACAGGTGTAATGCCTTATAAATGCATAACATGTGGAAAAAACTTCAGATACAAG GTAAGTCAAAGAACTCATAAGTGCCCAGCACAACAAACAGGAAATGTACAACAAACAAATATCATGGACCAGAAGTCAGTAAATTTACCAGATATACAAGGTATACACAATGATATATGTAAAACTCAAAAGGattttttaaaggaaaatCAAACGATGCtagatattgtaaataatgaagaaaacaaatatgtgttaataataaatactcaAGGTCAGCATCTTTTAACAAAAGAGTCTAACATCGAAAAAATACAAACTATTGCAAATACTaacattacaaataaaaaacagaAGTTAGAAGAATGTACAGGGACAAACAATGATAATGAAAAAACAGGGAATATGTGGAAATCTGACATTCCTAATAGTTCTATATTTAAGAAACCCTTTGACACTTGTAAAGCAATACAATCAAAAAATGAGAAACTATTTCAAGAAGATACACATGATTTCTTTTCAATGGTAATGTCTCCCCTTGAAAATGGACTATCTTCACCCACTGCTGAAATGGAACACTTAAGAGTATCATCTCCCACACAAAAAGGAGATACATCAAAATCTTATGATACTTTTAGAAATACAGCACATGTCATAGAAATGAATATGTTTAATACTGATATAGAACAAAGTTTTAGCAGTGCAGATAACAACGCAAATAATTTGCAAACTATTAACGAAGAATCATTGAAACAACTACTGTATAGTATTAATGAGAAATGA
- the LOC139991969 gene encoding uncharacterized protein isoform X1 has product MCARLLACPLCSQPGFLTLDALRAGLISVATRPLTCPVCNEVLLGIDKLTIHLFSHTINLSNNNTTESLKHTNIITSTHNPQIINNLESITFQDWNMSKIQITDSNKLSQNNLNIQNSLISSQSLQNAKDNKEASILNPEVSIQNQNSLNHISQITFPQNSICGNKEIHTLQRNKEIESEKLPQQMLQETIKVDYATQYFNHQNVKNVKFVQNYPETEYENVQTFKNWIEDQHCEQPNKEVADKMERSVDKPCSNEQMIITNKFPNIISTCTNIPLEKSNDNNIQEDSSVVCNKRQNESLEHNEILPQLKLIKTLSTKQKTERCNICGFHFPDHNILLLHKQLIHMINEKDLNVIPENLLKNYSCHLCSKVFKMRGSLMVHMRVAHTGYNLGSLVRGGQIELILNENKFSCPTCGKKFKKEQHVMQHLKTHEAKQWECDVCNKMFTTKYFLKKHKRLHSGEMPYKCNICNKTFTFQQSYHKHRLYHKDDKPYTCTTCGRSFKELSTLHNHERIHTGEKPFACETCGKCFRQRVSYLVHRRIHTGVMPYKCITCGKNFRYKVSQRTHKCPAQQTGNVQQTNIMDQKSVNLPDIQGIHNDICKTQKDFLKENQTMLDIVNNEENKYVLIINTQGQHLLTKESNIEKIQTIANTNITNKKQKLEECTGTNNDNEKTGNMWKSDIPNSSIFKKPFDTCKAIQSKNEKLFQEDTHDFFSMVMSPLENGLSSPTAEMEHLRVSSPTQKGDTSKSYDTFRNTAHVIEMNMFNTDIEQSFSSADNNANNLQTINEESLKQLLYSINEK; this is encoded by the exons ATGTGTGCAAGACTTTTAGCATGTCCTTTGTGCTCACAGCCAGGTTTTTTAACATTGGATGCATTGCGAGCAGGATTAATAAGCGTAGCAACACGACCTCTTACATGCCCTGTGTGTAATGAAGTATTGCTTGGTATTGATAAGCTTACTATTCATTTATTCAGCCACACTATTaatttaagtaataataatacaacagAGTCATTGAaacatacaaatattattaccaGTACTCATAATccacaaataataaataatttagaaagtaTTACTTTTCAAGATTGGAATATgtctaaaatacaaattacagATTCAAATAAACTTTCACAGAATaacttaaatattcaaaatagttTAATATCTTCACAAAGTCTGCAAAATGCAAAAGATAATAAAGAAGCTTCAATTTTGAATCCAGAAGTTTCTATTCAAAATCAAAATTCATTGAATCATATATCTCAAATTACATTTCCACAAAATTCAATTTGTGGAAATAAAGAGATACATACACTTCAAaggaataaagaaatagaatcaGAAAAACTGCCTCAACAAATGTTACAAGAAACAATAAAAGTAGATTATGctacacaatattttaatcatcaaaacgttaaaaatgtaaaatttgtacaaaattatcCTGAAACAGAATATGAAAATGTccaaacatttaaaaattggaTAGAGGATCAACATTGTGAACAACCAAACAAAGAAGTAGCAGATAAAATGGAAAGATCTGTAGATAAACCTTGTAGTAATGAACAAatgataataacaaataaatttccaaacatTATAAGTACATGTACCAATATACCATTGGAAAAAtctaatgataataatatacaagaaGATTCATCTGTTGTATGTAATAAAAGACAAAATGAAAGTCTTGAACATAATGAGATATTACCTCAATTAAAACTTATAAAAACATTATCAACAAAACAAAAGACTGAGCGTTGCAATATATGTGGTTTTCATTTTCCTGATCATAATATTTTGCTTTTACATAAGCAATTAATACATATGATCAACGAAAAAGATTTAAATGTTATACCtgaaaatttacttaaaaattattcatgtCACTTATGCtctaaagtatttaaaatgaGAGGTAGTTTAATGGTGCATATGCGAGTAGCACATACGGGATATAATTTAG GTTCTTTGGTCAGAGGTGGACAAATAGAACTCATacttaatgaaaataaatttagctGCCCCACATGTgggaaaaaatttaaaaag gaACAACATGTAATGCAGCATTTAAAAACACATGAAGCTAAACAATGGGAATGTGATGTATGCAATAAAATGTttacaacgaaatattttctaaagaaaCATAAAAGATTACATTCAGGAGAAATGCCTTATAAGTGCAACATATGTAATAAAACGTTTACTTTCCAGCAGTCATATCATAAACATAGATTATATCATAAAGATGATAAACCTTATACATGTACAACTTGTGGCAGATCATTTAAAGAATTATCTACTTTGCATAATCATGAACGAATTCATACAGGAGAAAAGCCTTTTGCATGTGAAACTTGTG GAAAATGTTTTCGTCAACGTGTTTCATACTTGGTTCATCGTAGAATTCACACAGGTGTAATGCCTTATAAATGCATAACATGTGGAAAAAACTTCAGATACAAG GTAAGTCAAAGAACTCATAAGTGCCCAGCACAACAAACAGGAAATGTACAACAAACAAATATCATGGACCAGAAGTCAGTAAATTTACCAGATATACAAGGTATACACAATGATATATGTAAAACTCAAAAGGattttttaaaggaaaatCAAACGATGCtagatattgtaaataatgaagaaaacaaatatgtgttaataataaatactcaAGGTCAGCATCTTTTAACAAAAGAGTCTAACATCGAAAAAATACAAACTATTGCAAATACTaacattacaaataaaaaacagaAGTTAGAAGAATGTACAGGGACAAACAATGATAATGAAAAAACAGGGAATATGTGGAAATCTGACATTCCTAATAGTTCTATATTTAAGAAACCCTTTGACACTTGTAAAGCAATACAATCAAAAAATGAGAAACTATTTCAAGAAGATACACATGATTTCTTTTCAATGGTAATGTCTCCCCTTGAAAATGGACTATCTTCACCCACTGCTGAAATGGAACACTTAAGAGTATCATCTCCCACACAAAAAGGAGATACATCAAAATCTTATGATACTTTTAGAAATACAGCACATGTCATAGAAATGAATATGTTTAATACTGATATAGAACAAAGTTTTAGCAGTGCAGATAACAACGCAAATAATTTGCAAACTATTAACGAAGAATCATTGAAACAACTACTGTATAGTATTAATGAGAAATGA
- the LOC139991969 gene encoding uncharacterized protein isoform X3, with product MCARLLACPLCSQPGFLTLDALRAGLISVATRPLTCPVCNEVLLGIDKLTIHLFSHTINLSNNNTTESLKHTNIITSTHNPQIINNLESITFQDWNMSKIQITDSNKLSQNNLNIQNSLISSQSLQNAKDNKEASILNPEVSIQNQNSLNHISQITFPQNSICGNKEIHTLQRNKEIESEKLPQQMLQETIKVDYATQYFNHQNVKNVKFVQNYPETEYENVQTFKNWIEDQHCEQPNKEVADKMERSVDKPCSNEQMIITNKFPNIISTCTNIPLEKSNDNNIQEDSSVVCNKRQNESLEHNEILPQLKLIKTLSTKQKTERCNICGFHFPDHNILLLHKQLIHMINEKDLNVIPENLLKNYSCHLCSKVFKMRGSLMVHMRVAHTGYNLGSLVRGGQIELILNENKFSCPTCGKKFKKEQHVMQHLKTHEAKQWECDSYHKHRLYHKDDKPYTCTTCGRSFKELSTLHNHERIHTGEKPFACETCGKCFRQRVSYLVHRRIHTGVMPYKCITCGKNFRYKVSQRTHKCPAQQTGNVQQTNIMDQKSVNLPDIQGIHNDICKTQKDFLKENQTMLDIVNNEENKYVLIINTQGQHLLTKESNIEKIQTIANTNITNKKQKLEECTGTNNDNEKTGNMWKSDIPNSSIFKKPFDTCKAIQSKNEKLFQEDTHDFFSMVMSPLENGLSSPTAEMEHLRVSSPTQKGDTSKSYDTFRNTAHVIEMNMFNTDIEQSFSSADNNANNLQTINEESLKQLLYSINEK from the exons ATGTGTGCAAGACTTTTAGCATGTCCTTTGTGCTCACAGCCAGGTTTTTTAACATTGGATGCATTGCGAGCAGGATTAATAAGCGTAGCAACACGACCTCTTACATGCCCTGTGTGTAATGAAGTATTGCTTGGTATTGATAAGCTTACTATTCATTTATTCAGCCACACTATTaatttaagtaataataatacaacagAGTCATTGAaacatacaaatattattaccaGTACTCATAATccacaaataataaataatttagaaagtaTTACTTTTCAAGATTGGAATATgtctaaaatacaaattacagATTCAAATAAACTTTCACAGAATaacttaaatattcaaaatagttTAATATCTTCACAAAGTCTGCAAAATGCAAAAGATAATAAAGAAGCTTCAATTTTGAATCCAGAAGTTTCTATTCAAAATCAAAATTCATTGAATCATATATCTCAAATTACATTTCCACAAAATTCAATTTGTGGAAATAAAGAGATACATACACTTCAAaggaataaagaaatagaatcaGAAAAACTGCCTCAACAAATGTTACAAGAAACAATAAAAGTAGATTATGctacacaatattttaatcatcaaaacgttaaaaatgtaaaatttgtacaaaattatcCTGAAACAGAATATGAAAATGTccaaacatttaaaaattggaTAGAGGATCAACATTGTGAACAACCAAACAAAGAAGTAGCAGATAAAATGGAAAGATCTGTAGATAAACCTTGTAGTAATGAACAAatgataataacaaataaatttccaaacatTATAAGTACATGTACCAATATACCATTGGAAAAAtctaatgataataatatacaagaaGATTCATCTGTTGTATGTAATAAAAGACAAAATGAAAGTCTTGAACATAATGAGATATTACCTCAATTAAAACTTATAAAAACATTATCAACAAAACAAAAGACTGAGCGTTGCAATATATGTGGTTTTCATTTTCCTGATCATAATATTTTGCTTTTACATAAGCAATTAATACATATGATCAACGAAAAAGATTTAAATGTTATACCtgaaaatttacttaaaaattattcatgtCACTTATGCtctaaagtatttaaaatgaGAGGTAGTTTAATGGTGCATATGCGAGTAGCACATACGGGATATAATTTAG GTTCTTTGGTCAGAGGTGGACAAATAGAACTCATacttaatgaaaataaatttagctGCCCCACATGTgggaaaaaatttaaaaag gaACAACATGTAATGCAGCATTTAAAAACACATGAAGCTAAACAATGGGAATGTGAT TCATATCATAAACATAGATTATATCATAAAGATGATAAACCTTATACATGTACAACTTGTGGCAGATCATTTAAAGAATTATCTACTTTGCATAATCATGAACGAATTCATACAGGAGAAAAGCCTTTTGCATGTGAAACTTGTG GAAAATGTTTTCGTCAACGTGTTTCATACTTGGTTCATCGTAGAATTCACACAGGTGTAATGCCTTATAAATGCATAACATGTGGAAAAAACTTCAGATACAAG GTAAGTCAAAGAACTCATAAGTGCCCAGCACAACAAACAGGAAATGTACAACAAACAAATATCATGGACCAGAAGTCAGTAAATTTACCAGATATACAAGGTATACACAATGATATATGTAAAACTCAAAAGGattttttaaaggaaaatCAAACGATGCtagatattgtaaataatgaagaaaacaaatatgtgttaataataaatactcaAGGTCAGCATCTTTTAACAAAAGAGTCTAACATCGAAAAAATACAAACTATTGCAAATACTaacattacaaataaaaaacagaAGTTAGAAGAATGTACAGGGACAAACAATGATAATGAAAAAACAGGGAATATGTGGAAATCTGACATTCCTAATAGTTCTATATTTAAGAAACCCTTTGACACTTGTAAAGCAATACAATCAAAAAATGAGAAACTATTTCAAGAAGATACACATGATTTCTTTTCAATGGTAATGTCTCCCCTTGAAAATGGACTATCTTCACCCACTGCTGAAATGGAACACTTAAGAGTATCATCTCCCACACAAAAAGGAGATACATCAAAATCTTATGATACTTTTAGAAATACAGCACATGTCATAGAAATGAATATGTTTAATACTGATATAGAACAAAGTTTTAGCAGTGCAGATAACAACGCAAATAATTTGCAAACTATTAACGAAGAATCATTGAAACAACTACTGTATAGTATTAATGAGAAATGA
- the LOC139991969 gene encoding uncharacterized protein isoform X4, with protein MCARLLACPLCSQPGFLTLDALRAGLISVATRPLTCPVCNEVLLGIDKLTIHLFSHTINLSNNNTTESLKHTNIITSTHNPQIINNLESITFQDWNMSKIQITDSNKLSQNNLNIQNSLISSQSLQNAKDNKEASILNPEVSIQNQNSLNHISQITFPQNSICGNKEIHTLQRNKEIESEKLPQQMLQETIKVDYATQYFNHQNVKNVKFVQNYPETEYENVQTFKNWIEDQHCEQPNKEVADKMERSVDKPCSNEQMIITNKFPNIISTCTNIPLEKSNDNNIQEDSSVVCNKRQNESLEHNEILPQLKLIKTLSTKQKTERCNICGFHFPDHNILLLHKQLIHMINEKDLNVIPENLLKNYSCHLCSKVFKMRGSLMVHMRVAHTGYNLGSLVRGGQIELILNENKFSCPTCGKKFKKEQHVMQHLKTHEAKQWECDVCNKMFTTKYFLKKHKRLHSGEMPYKCNICNKTFTFQQSYHKHRLYHKDDKPYTCTTCGRSFKELSTLHNHERIHTGEKPFACETCGKCFRQRVSYLVHRRIHTGVMPYKCITCGKNFRYKVSQRTHKCPAQQTGNVQQTNIMDQKSVNLPDIQGIHNDICKTQKDFLKENQTMLDIVNNEENKYVLIINTQEVRRMYRDKQ; from the exons ATGTGTGCAAGACTTTTAGCATGTCCTTTGTGCTCACAGCCAGGTTTTTTAACATTGGATGCATTGCGAGCAGGATTAATAAGCGTAGCAACACGACCTCTTACATGCCCTGTGTGTAATGAAGTATTGCTTGGTATTGATAAGCTTACTATTCATTTATTCAGCCACACTATTaatttaagtaataataatacaacagAGTCATTGAaacatacaaatattattaccaGTACTCATAATccacaaataataaataatttagaaagtaTTACTTTTCAAGATTGGAATATgtctaaaatacaaattacagATTCAAATAAACTTTCACAGAATaacttaaatattcaaaatagttTAATATCTTCACAAAGTCTGCAAAATGCAAAAGATAATAAAGAAGCTTCAATTTTGAATCCAGAAGTTTCTATTCAAAATCAAAATTCATTGAATCATATATCTCAAATTACATTTCCACAAAATTCAATTTGTGGAAATAAAGAGATACATACACTTCAAaggaataaagaaatagaatcaGAAAAACTGCCTCAACAAATGTTACAAGAAACAATAAAAGTAGATTATGctacacaatattttaatcatcaaaacgttaaaaatgtaaaatttgtacaaaattatcCTGAAACAGAATATGAAAATGTccaaacatttaaaaattggaTAGAGGATCAACATTGTGAACAACCAAACAAAGAAGTAGCAGATAAAATGGAAAGATCTGTAGATAAACCTTGTAGTAATGAACAAatgataataacaaataaatttccaaacatTATAAGTACATGTACCAATATACCATTGGAAAAAtctaatgataataatatacaagaaGATTCATCTGTTGTATGTAATAAAAGACAAAATGAAAGTCTTGAACATAATGAGATATTACCTCAATTAAAACTTATAAAAACATTATCAACAAAACAAAAGACTGAGCGTTGCAATATATGTGGTTTTCATTTTCCTGATCATAATATTTTGCTTTTACATAAGCAATTAATACATATGATCAACGAAAAAGATTTAAATGTTATACCtgaaaatttacttaaaaattattcatgtCACTTATGCtctaaagtatttaaaatgaGAGGTAGTTTAATGGTGCATATGCGAGTAGCACATACGGGATATAATTTAG GTTCTTTGGTCAGAGGTGGACAAATAGAACTCATacttaatgaaaataaatttagctGCCCCACATGTgggaaaaaatttaaaaag gaACAACATGTAATGCAGCATTTAAAAACACATGAAGCTAAACAATGGGAATGTGATGTATGCAATAAAATGTttacaacgaaatattttctaaagaaaCATAAAAGATTACATTCAGGAGAAATGCCTTATAAGTGCAACATATGTAATAAAACGTTTACTTTCCAGCAGTCATATCATAAACATAGATTATATCATAAAGATGATAAACCTTATACATGTACAACTTGTGGCAGATCATTTAAAGAATTATCTACTTTGCATAATCATGAACGAATTCATACAGGAGAAAAGCCTTTTGCATGTGAAACTTGTG GAAAATGTTTTCGTCAACGTGTTTCATACTTGGTTCATCGTAGAATTCACACAGGTGTAATGCCTTATAAATGCATAACATGTGGAAAAAACTTCAGATACAAG GTAAGTCAAAGAACTCATAAGTGCCCAGCACAACAAACAGGAAATGTACAACAAACAAATATCATGGACCAGAAGTCAGTAAATTTACCAGATATACAAGGTATACACAATGATATATGTAAAACTCAAAAGGattttttaaaggaaaatCAAACGATGCtagatattgtaaataatgaagaaaacaaatatgtgttaataataaatactcaAG aAGTTAGAAGAATGTACAGGGACAAACAATGA